One Amorphoplanes digitatis genomic window carries:
- a CDS encoding ricin-type beta-trefoil lectin domain protein, whose protein sequence is MLAATGAAVLLGTPAEAAAEAVNIYLTTTNDSRGVNVTRGLQQQTPIAFASSSAAANTTVTVNEGTQYQQFSGGGASITDTTAYLLRGGPVSAATRDAVMRKLFSPTDGIGLSFVRNPIGASDLSRPGNVSLDDTCCDLNDFGSNGYDTNVRLLTQQARSLNPALRVKGVPWSSPGWMKDNGRMDQMGWLKWEYYPTYAQYLVKYVQSYQAAGVPVNYISVQNEPNCCNATNPVNQTYPGMNWNSAGLVEFTKNFVYPAFRAAGITTKVLIHDWNYGDYAGMGAAILADAGVRNDPLFGGIAWHGYFGDPAVGTQVHNQYPNVPQFSTEHSGGTWISNQHNEDLADIVNYARNWSGSLVKWSLAVDQSMGPHNGGCGTCTGLITVQNGGSRAGQVDYTVEYYTTGHLTKFVRPGAYRIDSTASGTVPNVAYRNADGSKALIAHNGGTSAQSVKVVWGNQSFTYSLPARTTATFTWSGTPGTGGPTTPPGGAQGPIVSAANNKCLDVTDGSTADGNLPQMWTCYAGSANQTWQRASDGTVRGLGKCLDVQNNATGDGATVHLWTCIAGVASQQWQATAGRDLVNTASGKCLDIKGNNLADGAKLQLWSCTGAANQKWTVPA, encoded by the coding sequence ATGCTCGCCGCGACCGGCGCAGCCGTGCTCCTCGGTACCCCCGCCGAGGCTGCTGCCGAAGCCGTCAACATCTACCTGACCACCACCAACGACTCCCGCGGCGTCAACGTCACCCGCGGCCTACAGCAGCAGACCCCGATCGCCTTCGCGTCCTCCAGCGCGGCGGCGAACACCACCGTCACCGTCAACGAGGGCACGCAGTATCAGCAGTTCTCCGGCGGCGGCGCGTCCATCACGGACACCACCGCGTACCTGCTGCGCGGCGGCCCGGTCAGCGCCGCGACCCGCGACGCCGTGATGCGCAAGCTGTTCAGCCCGACCGACGGCATCGGCCTCTCCTTCGTGCGCAACCCGATCGGCGCCTCCGACCTGTCGCGGCCCGGCAACGTCTCGCTCGACGACACCTGCTGCGACCTCAACGACTTCGGGTCCAACGGCTACGACACCAACGTGCGGCTCCTGACGCAGCAGGCCCGGTCGCTCAACCCGGCGCTGCGGGTCAAGGGCGTGCCGTGGAGCTCGCCGGGCTGGATGAAGGACAACGGGCGGATGGACCAGATGGGCTGGCTGAAGTGGGAGTACTACCCCACCTACGCGCAGTACCTGGTGAAGTACGTCCAGTCCTATCAGGCCGCCGGCGTGCCGGTGAACTACATCTCCGTGCAGAACGAGCCGAACTGCTGCAACGCCACCAACCCGGTGAACCAGACGTACCCGGGCATGAACTGGAACTCCGCCGGGCTCGTCGAGTTCACCAAGAACTTCGTCTACCCCGCGTTCCGGGCCGCCGGCATCACCACCAAGGTGCTCATCCACGACTGGAACTACGGCGACTACGCCGGCATGGGCGCGGCGATCCTGGCCGACGCCGGGGTGCGCAACGACCCGCTCTTCGGCGGCATCGCGTGGCACGGCTACTTCGGTGACCCGGCCGTCGGCACCCAGGTACACAACCAGTACCCGAACGTGCCGCAGTTCTCGACCGAGCACTCGGGCGGCACCTGGATCTCCAACCAGCACAACGAGGACCTCGCCGACATCGTGAACTACGCCCGGAACTGGAGCGGCAGCCTGGTCAAGTGGAGCCTCGCCGTCGACCAGTCGATGGGCCCGCACAACGGCGGGTGCGGCACCTGCACCGGGCTCATCACCGTGCAGAACGGCGGCTCCCGGGCAGGGCAGGTCGACTACACGGTCGAGTACTACACGACCGGGCACCTGACGAAGTTCGTGCGGCCGGGCGCGTACCGGATCGACTCGACCGCGAGCGGCACCGTGCCGAACGTCGCCTACCGCAACGCCGACGGGTCCAAGGCGCTGATCGCGCACAACGGCGGCACGTCCGCGCAGTCGGTCAAGGTGGTGTGGGGCAACCAGTCGTTCACCTACAGCCTGCCGGCGCGCACGACGGCGACGTTCACCTGGAGCGGCACCCCGGGCACCGGCGGGCCGACGACCCCGCCCGGCGGCGCCCAGGGCCCGATCGTCAGCGCGGCCAACAACAAGTGCCTGGACGTCACGGACGGCTCGACCGCGGACGGCAACCTGCCGCAGATGTGGACCTGCTACGCCGGCTCGGCGAACCAGACCTGGCAGCGGGCGTCGGACGGCACGGTCCGCGGCCTCGGCAAGTGCCTCGACGTACAGAACAACGCCACCGGCGACGGCGCCACCGTGCACCTGTGGACCTGCATCGCCGGGGTGGCCAGCCAGCAGTGGCAGGCGACCGCGGGCCGCGACCTGGTGAACACCGCGTCCGGCAAGTGCCTCGACATCAAGGGCAACAATCTCGCGGACGGCGCGAAGCTCCAGCTCTGGAGCTGCACCGGCGCCGCCAACCAGAAGTGGACCGTCCCCGCGTAG
- a CDS encoding GH1 family beta-glucosidase translates to MNPTATGAPGLLLPATALPPSFTWGVATSSYQIEGAVAEDGRTPSIWDTFCRVPGAVSGGDNGDVACDHYHRMPQDIALIKSLGVDAYRFSVAWPRVQPGGKGPVNEAGLAFYDRLTDELLGAGIDPWVTLYHWDLPQELEDAGGWPSRDTAYRFADYSMLVFDRLSDRVDTWTTLNEPWCSAWLGYAVGVHAPGRKDFDAAISAVHHLLLGHGLATQRMQAAATREMKFGITLNMGTADPATDSPADRDAARRADGMGLRVYLDPLRKGEYPADMVEDLAARGSAFPVRDGDLEIISTPFDLLGVNFYFGQDFSGTDEQGNTHDADGNPVVRVVLPDRPRTAMDWPITPERFTQLLVRLHRDYPDLPLFITENGAAFDDTADAAGFVADDDRTAYLADHIAAVAAAREQGADIQGYFAWSLMDNFEWAEGYAKRFGIVHVDYETQARTPKQSALWFRDTIGRLRGA, encoded by the coding sequence ATGAACCCCACCGCCACCGGAGCACCCGGCCTGCTCCTGCCCGCCACCGCACTGCCACCGTCGTTCACCTGGGGCGTCGCGACGTCCTCGTACCAGATCGAGGGTGCCGTCGCCGAAGACGGCCGCACGCCGTCCATCTGGGACACGTTCTGCCGCGTGCCCGGCGCGGTGTCGGGCGGCGACAACGGCGACGTCGCGTGCGACCACTACCACCGGATGCCGCAGGACATCGCGCTGATCAAGAGCCTCGGGGTCGACGCATACCGCTTCTCGGTGGCGTGGCCGCGGGTGCAGCCGGGCGGGAAGGGCCCGGTCAACGAGGCCGGCCTGGCGTTCTACGACCGGCTCACCGACGAGCTGCTCGGCGCCGGCATCGACCCGTGGGTCACCCTGTACCACTGGGACCTGCCGCAGGAGCTGGAGGACGCGGGCGGCTGGCCGAGCCGCGACACGGCGTACCGGTTCGCCGACTACTCGATGCTGGTCTTCGACCGGCTCAGCGACCGGGTGGACACCTGGACCACGCTGAACGAGCCGTGGTGCTCGGCGTGGCTGGGCTACGCCGTCGGCGTGCACGCGCCGGGCCGCAAGGACTTCGACGCCGCGATCTCCGCCGTGCACCACCTGCTGCTCGGCCACGGCCTGGCCACCCAGCGGATGCAGGCCGCGGCGACGCGGGAGATGAAGTTCGGCATCACGCTCAACATGGGCACGGCCGACCCGGCCACCGACTCGCCGGCGGACCGGGACGCGGCGCGGCGCGCGGACGGCATGGGCCTGCGGGTCTACCTGGACCCGCTGCGCAAGGGCGAGTACCCGGCCGACATGGTCGAGGACCTGGCGGCGCGCGGCTCGGCGTTCCCGGTGCGCGACGGCGACCTGGAGATCATCTCGACGCCGTTCGACCTGCTGGGCGTGAACTTCTACTTCGGACAGGACTTCAGCGGCACCGACGAGCAGGGCAACACCCACGACGCCGACGGGAACCCGGTCGTGCGCGTGGTCCTGCCGGACCGGCCGCGGACGGCGATGGACTGGCCGATCACGCCGGAACGCTTCACCCAGCTGCTGGTCCGGCTGCACCGCGACTACCCGGACCTGCCGCTGTTCATCACCGAGAACGGCGCCGCGTTCGACGACACCGCGGACGCCGCCGGCTTCGTCGCCGACGACGACCGCACCGCCTACCTGGCCGACCACATCGCGGCGGTGGCGGCGGCCCGCGAGCAGGGCGCCGACATCCAGGGCTACTTCGCGTGGTCCCTGATGGACAACTTCGAGTGGGCCGAGGGCTACGCGAAGCGGTTCGGCATCGTGCACGTCGACTACGAGACTCAGGCGCGTACGCCGAAGCAGTCCGCGCTCTGGTTCCGCGACACGATCGGTCGCCTGCGCGGGGCCTGA
- a CDS encoding ABC transporter ATP-binding protein, giving the protein MSEPVLEIKNLNVDYGLGDQAVHAVRDVNLTLHRGEVLGLAGESGSGKSTLAYGLTRLLAPPGVVTGGEVIYHPENAEAYDILGLSDKQLQAFRWAETAIVFQGAMNSLNPVHKISTQLTDVLAAHEPQMSPHSRNARAREMLKLVGISPDRMDAYPHQLSGGMRQRVMIGMALILQPQVVIMDEPTTALDVVMQRQILGQLIELRERLGFSVIFITHDLSLLVEFSNRIAIMYGGRIVEEAQATALYRDSLHPYSAGLLNSFPALRGPRRELSGIPGSPPDLKGMPTGCSFHPRCPKVFDPCADNIPVLGNPSTPDGSTRTVACWLHPVKQPVG; this is encoded by the coding sequence ATGAGCGAGCCCGTGTTGGAGATCAAGAATCTCAACGTGGACTACGGGCTGGGGGACCAGGCGGTGCACGCCGTCCGGGACGTGAACCTCACCCTGCACCGCGGCGAGGTCCTCGGCCTGGCCGGCGAGTCCGGCAGCGGCAAGTCCACCCTGGCGTACGGCCTGACCCGGCTGCTCGCCCCGCCGGGCGTGGTCACCGGCGGTGAGGTCATCTACCACCCGGAGAACGCCGAGGCGTACGACATCCTGGGGCTGAGCGACAAGCAGCTGCAGGCGTTCCGCTGGGCCGAGACGGCGATCGTGTTCCAGGGCGCGATGAACTCGCTCAACCCGGTGCACAAGATCTCCACCCAGCTGACCGACGTGCTGGCGGCGCACGAGCCACAGATGTCACCGCACAGCCGCAACGCCCGGGCCCGCGAGATGCTCAAGCTGGTCGGCATCTCGCCGGACCGGATGGACGCGTACCCGCACCAGCTCTCCGGCGGCATGCGCCAGCGCGTGATGATCGGCATGGCGCTGATCCTCCAGCCGCAGGTGGTCATCATGGACGAGCCGACGACGGCGCTCGACGTGGTGATGCAGCGGCAGATCCTGGGCCAGCTCATCGAGCTGCGCGAGCGGCTCGGCTTCTCGGTCATCTTCATCACGCACGACCTGTCGCTGCTCGTGGAGTTCTCGAACCGCATCGCCATCATGTACGGCGGCCGGATCGTCGAGGAGGCGCAGGCGACGGCGCTGTACCGGGACTCGCTGCACCCGTACAGCGCGGGCCTGCTGAACTCCTTCCCGGCGCTGCGCGGGCCGCGCCGCGAGCTGTCCGGCATCCCGGGTTCCCCGCCGGATCTCAAGGGGATGCCGACGGGATGCTCGTTCCACCCACGCTGCCCGAAGGTCTTCGACCCGTGCGCGGACAACATCCCCGTGCTCGGCAACCCCAGCACCCCCGACGGGTCGACCCGCACGGTCGCCTGTTGGCTCCACCCGGTCAAGCAGCCGGTCGGCTGA
- a CDS encoding ABC transporter permease has product MTIPTSSIDEVILDQATAAQTEAPQPGRAKRRKFRFVSNGKALTGIIVLGLYLLFAVIGPWVAPYDPDARGDQLVQPPSAEHWFGTTHLGQDVFSQILVGTRAVMVVGLAAGILATLLSVLIGVTAGYLGGGWDDSLSALSNVFLVIPALPLIIIVTAAVPEGGDTLVALIIGFTSWAWGARILRAQTLSLRRRDYVEASRANGESTWRIIIFEILPNLTAIIASGFVGTVIFAVTSEITLAFIGIGSVSSWNWGTILFWAQSQQALAQGAWWWFVPAGLAIAFLGTALSLINFGIDEFVSPRLRSMGKTKLKTASGRTVRMRVGFTPVLDNSSAPHTHATPIPVTGGKPTPVNRSKEATQ; this is encoded by the coding sequence GTGACGATACCCACCTCCAGCATCGACGAGGTCATCCTCGACCAGGCAACGGCGGCGCAGACGGAGGCGCCGCAGCCCGGCCGGGCGAAGCGGCGCAAGTTCCGGTTCGTCTCCAACGGCAAGGCCCTGACCGGCATCATCGTCCTCGGCCTCTACCTGCTGTTCGCGGTCATCGGCCCGTGGGTCGCGCCGTACGACCCGGACGCGCGCGGCGACCAGCTGGTGCAGCCGCCGTCGGCCGAGCACTGGTTCGGCACCACGCACCTGGGCCAGGACGTGTTCAGCCAGATCCTGGTCGGCACCCGGGCCGTCATGGTCGTCGGCCTGGCCGCCGGCATCCTCGCCACCCTGTTGTCCGTGCTCATCGGCGTCACCGCGGGCTACCTCGGCGGCGGCTGGGACGACAGCCTCTCCGCGCTGTCCAACGTGTTCCTGGTGATCCCGGCGCTTCCTCTGATCATCATCGTGACCGCGGCCGTGCCGGAGGGCGGCGACACCCTCGTCGCGCTCATCATCGGCTTCACGTCGTGGGCCTGGGGCGCCCGAATACTCCGGGCACAGACCCTGTCGCTGCGCAGACGCGACTACGTCGAGGCCTCCCGGGCCAACGGCGAGTCGACCTGGCGGATCATCATCTTCGAGATCCTGCCGAACCTCACCGCGATCATCGCGTCCGGCTTCGTCGGCACGGTCATCTTCGCGGTCACCTCGGAGATCACCCTGGCCTTCATCGGCATCGGCTCGGTCTCCTCGTGGAACTGGGGCACGATCCTGTTCTGGGCGCAGAGCCAGCAGGCCCTGGCGCAGGGCGCCTGGTGGTGGTTCGTGCCGGCCGGTCTCGCGATCGCGTTCCTCGGCACCGCCCTCTCACTGATCAACTTCGGCATCGACGAGTTCGTCAGCCCGCGCCTGCGCAGCATGGGCAAGACCAAGCTCAAGACCGCCTCCGGGCGCACGGTGCGGATGCGGGTCGGCTTCACGCCGGTCCTCGACAACTCGTCCGCGCCGCACACCCACGCCACCCCGATCCCGGTCACCGGCGGCAAGCCGACCCCGGTGAACCGCAGCAAGGAGGCGACCCAATGA
- a CDS encoding ABC transporter permease, translated as MKFLIQRTLFYLFTAWAAITINFFIPRMIPGDPVKSLLARFQGQMSSDAIASLYVLFGLDKDASLWEEYVDYWKQLLHGDLGLSFTAFPTPVSEIIGQALPWTVALVGITTIISFSIGTSVGVLAGWRRGSWVDGLLPVTTFLSSIPYFWLGLLAIYLLAGPDSFFPSSGGYDSAYVPAWDMYFIPSAIKHSLLPALTILISSVSGWILSMRNMMVTVAAEDYITVAHAKGLSDRRVALSYAARNALLPNVSGFALALGFIVGGTLLVEIVFSYPGLGYLLFRAVGAKDYPLMQGIFLVITISVLVANLIADIAYLMLDPRTRKEG; from the coding sequence ATGAAGTTCCTGATCCAGCGGACCCTGTTCTACCTGTTCACCGCGTGGGCCGCGATCACCATCAACTTCTTCATCCCCCGGATGATCCCGGGTGACCCGGTCAAGTCGCTGCTGGCCCGCTTCCAGGGGCAGATGAGCAGTGACGCGATCGCCTCGCTCTACGTGCTGTTCGGCCTCGACAAGGACGCCAGCCTCTGGGAGGAGTACGTCGACTACTGGAAGCAGCTGCTCCACGGCGACCTGGGCCTGTCGTTCACCGCGTTCCCGACCCCGGTCTCCGAGATCATCGGCCAGGCCCTGCCGTGGACCGTCGCCCTGGTCGGCATCACCACGATCATCAGCTTCTCCATCGGCACCAGCGTCGGCGTCCTCGCCGGCTGGCGGCGCGGCTCGTGGGTCGACGGCCTGCTGCCGGTCACCACGTTCCTCTCCTCCATCCCGTACTTCTGGCTGGGCCTGCTGGCGATCTACCTGCTTGCCGGTCCGGACAGCTTCTTCCCGTCCTCCGGCGGGTACGACAGCGCCTACGTGCCGGCCTGGGACATGTACTTCATCCCCAGCGCCATCAAGCACAGCCTGCTGCCCGCGCTGACGATCCTGATCTCGTCGGTCAGCGGCTGGATCCTGAGCATGCGCAACATGATGGTCACCGTCGCGGCGGAGGACTACATCACGGTCGCGCACGCCAAGGGCCTCTCCGACCGACGGGTCGCGCTGAGCTACGCGGCCCGCAACGCCCTGCTGCCCAACGTCTCCGGCTTCGCGCTGGCGCTGGGCTTCATCGTCGGCGGCACCCTGCTGGTGGAGATCGTCTTCTCCTATCCCGGCCTGGGCTACCTGCTCTTCCGGGCGGTCGGCGCCAAGGACTATCCGCTGATGCAGGGCATCTTCCTGGTCATCACGATCTCCGTGCTGGTCGCGAACCTGATCGCGGACATCGCGTACCTGATGCTCGACCCGCGCACCCGCAAGGAGGGCTGA
- a CDS encoding ABC transporter ATP-binding protein — protein MTLSQEAEAPADEVVLEAIGLSKHFPVRRKLRDLFNRTHDAVHAVDDVNLILRRGRVTALVGESGSGKSTVARLLAQLYPRTDGDIKLHGLSTRVRGGRQFRRYAARVQMIFQDPFASLNPVHTIRYHLTRSLKIHGNAGTNAEELEAALASLLNRVHLTPPERYLDKFPHELSGGQRQRVAIARALGADPEALLADEPVSMLDVSIRLGVLNLLRDLKERLNLAILYITHDIASARYFADDTMVMYAGRMVEGGDSETVTQSPAHPYTQLLIDSAPDPDRIENLLGDHADRGNGEPPSLINPPSGCRFHPRCPMAMPRCSRELPTRLEIGDQPGHWAACWLYDPATVAAEKPGSAAVDYSPEAVAVAENAHPEEVR, from the coding sequence ATGACGTTGAGCCAAGAGGCCGAGGCGCCGGCTGACGAGGTGGTGCTCGAGGCGATCGGCCTGAGCAAGCACTTCCCCGTACGCCGGAAGCTGCGCGACCTTTTCAACCGCACGCACGACGCCGTCCACGCGGTTGATGACGTGAACCTCATCCTGCGGCGGGGCCGCGTGACCGCCCTCGTCGGCGAGTCCGGCTCCGGCAAGTCCACGGTGGCCCGGCTGCTCGCGCAGCTCTACCCCCGCACCGACGGCGACATCAAGCTGCACGGCCTGAGCACCAGGGTCCGCGGCGGCCGGCAGTTCCGGCGGTACGCCGCCCGGGTCCAGATGATCTTCCAGGACCCGTTCGCCTCACTGAACCCGGTGCACACGATCCGGTACCACCTGACCCGGTCGCTGAAGATCCACGGCAACGCCGGCACCAACGCCGAGGAGCTCGAGGCGGCGCTGGCCAGCCTGCTCAACCGGGTACACCTCACGCCGCCGGAGCGGTACCTCGACAAGTTCCCGCACGAGCTCTCCGGCGGCCAGCGCCAGCGCGTCGCGATCGCCCGGGCGCTCGGCGCGGACCCGGAGGCGCTGCTCGCCGACGAGCCGGTGTCCATGCTGGACGTCTCCATCCGCCTCGGCGTGCTCAACCTGCTGCGCGACCTGAAGGAGCGGCTGAACCTGGCCATCCTCTACATCACCCACGACATCGCCTCGGCGCGCTACTTCGCCGACGACACGATGGTGATGTACGCGGGCCGCATGGTCGAGGGCGGCGACAGCGAGACGGTCACCCAGTCGCCGGCGCACCCGTACACCCAGCTTCTGATCGACTCCGCGCCGGACCCGGACCGGATCGAGAACCTGCTCGGCGACCACGCCGACCGGGGCAACGGCGAGCCGCCGAGCCTGATCAATCCGCCCAGCGGCTGCCGCTTCCACCCGCGCTGCCCGATGGCCATGCCGCGCTGCTCGCGGGAGCTGCCGACCCGCCTGGAGATCGGCGACCAGCCCGGCCACTGGGCCGCCTGCTGGCTCTACGACCCGGCGACCGTCGCCGCCGAGAAGCCCGGCTCCGCCGCGGTCGACTACTCCCCCGAGGCCGTCGCCGTCGCCGAGAACGCACACCCGGAGGAGGTCCGATGA
- a CDS encoding ABC transporter substrate-binding protein, giving the protein MQRRKLFAVALAGVLASGGLAACSESPNAGNKNASGGATFLNVGMPNGPQTENHNPFLTTSAGASLGYRWMIYEPLMMWNPVKPADASRPWLATGAEWAPDFKKVTITVRDNATWSDGQKVTGDDVAYTFELIKKNEALNLAATPYGEISASGNTVTVTFTSSMFVYKDKWLGQTPIVPKHVWSAIKDPTTDPNKTPVGSGPYTLKSFTPQTTTLSVRTDGYWQDLPQVKELRYTSYTDNNAQTTALSDGSNEWSFVFIPNYKTVFIDKDPAHYKVWAPPVLGIHGLYINTTKKPFDNPALRKAMNMVVNREDIFNQAEAGYFHPLITSVTGLPSPAGDAYVAPDYKGKNQAVDVEGAKKVLTDAGFKLNGTTLTDPSGKPVKLTLTDPSGWSDYQTSLEIVKDNLAQIGITATVDKANQDAWFRNVEEGKFDATFRWTNGGSTPYDIYQTVMDGKLLKPIGTASPGGNFGRFNNPDATAALAAYANAADDAARTTALNTLQKVFVEQTPMIPVGADNIGMAYSTKNWVGWPDDTNPYSAGQPTQANALDVVLHLKSATS; this is encoded by the coding sequence ATGCAGAGAAGGAAACTGTTCGCGGTCGCCCTCGCGGGCGTGCTCGCCTCGGGCGGACTCGCCGCCTGCAGCGAGTCGCCGAACGCGGGCAACAAGAACGCTTCCGGTGGTGCCACCTTCCTGAACGTCGGCATGCCGAACGGCCCGCAGACCGAGAACCACAACCCGTTCCTCACCACCTCGGCGGGCGCCTCCCTCGGCTACCGCTGGATGATCTACGAGCCCCTGATGATGTGGAACCCGGTCAAGCCGGCGGACGCGTCGCGGCCGTGGCTGGCCACCGGCGCCGAGTGGGCACCGGACTTCAAGAAGGTCACGATCACCGTTCGCGACAACGCGACCTGGTCGGACGGCCAGAAGGTCACCGGCGACGACGTCGCGTACACCTTCGAGCTGATCAAGAAGAACGAGGCGCTGAACCTGGCCGCCACGCCGTACGGCGAGATCTCCGCGAGCGGCAACACGGTGACGGTCACGTTCACCAGCTCGATGTTCGTCTACAAGGACAAGTGGCTCGGCCAGACCCCGATCGTGCCGAAGCACGTCTGGTCGGCCATCAAGGACCCCACCACCGACCCCAACAAGACGCCGGTCGGCTCGGGCCCGTACACGCTGAAGTCCTTCACGCCGCAGACCACCACGCTGTCGGTCCGCACCGACGGTTACTGGCAGGACCTGCCGCAGGTCAAGGAGCTGCGCTACACGTCGTACACCGACAACAACGCGCAGACCACCGCCCTGTCGGACGGTTCGAACGAGTGGAGCTTCGTCTTCATCCCGAACTACAAGACGGTCTTCATCGACAAGGACCCGGCGCACTACAAGGTCTGGGCGCCGCCGGTCCTCGGCATCCACGGCCTCTACATCAACACCACGAAGAAGCCGTTCGACAACCCGGCCCTGCGCAAGGCGATGAACATGGTCGTCAACCGCGAGGACATCTTCAACCAGGCCGAGGCCGGCTACTTCCACCCGCTGATCACCAGCGTGACCGGCCTGCCGTCGCCCGCCGGTGACGCCTACGTCGCGCCGGACTACAAGGGCAAGAACCAGGCCGTCGACGTCGAGGGCGCCAAGAAGGTCCTCACCGACGCCGGCTTCAAGCTCAACGGCACCACGCTGACCGACCCGAGCGGCAAGCCGGTCAAGCTGACCCTGACCGACCCGAGCGGCTGGTCGGACTACCAGACCTCGCTCGAGATCGTGAAGGACAACCTGGCGCAGATCGGCATCACCGCCACCGTCGACAAGGCGAACCAGGACGCCTGGTTCCGCAACGTGGAGGAGGGCAAGTTCGACGCCACCTTCCGCTGGACCAACGGCGGCTCGACGCCGTACGACATCTACCAGACGGTGATGGACGGCAAGCTGCTCAAGCCGATCGGCACCGCGTCGCCCGGCGGCAACTTCGGCCGCTTCAACAACCCCGACGCGACCGCGGCGCTGGCCGCGTACGCGAACGCCGCGGACGACGCCGCACGCACCACCGCGCTCAACACGCTCCAGAAGGTCTTCGTGGAGCAGACCCCGATGATCCCGGTCGGCGCCGACAACATCGGCATGGCCTACAGCACGAAGAACTGGGTCGGCTGGCCCGACGACACCAACCCCTACAGCGCCGGCCAGCCCACGCAGGCCAACGCCCTGGACGTCGTCCTGCACCTCAAGTCCGCCACCTCCTGA